The genomic window CGCAACCACAAACGCCTGTAGTTACTCGCCGTGGGTTTTGGGCGTGGTTGCGTCGGTTGTGGCGTTGGATTCGCTCTTGATTTCGGCGGTAAACACAATCCATTCACTTATAATTAGTATAAGCTGTTAATTTAAAACTTCTTAATTACCCATGCAGAAACTAGAAATAGAACTCGATCAAGAAACATTTGCAAAAATTAACCAATTGTCACAAACCTATAATTGCGAAATTTCTGACATAATCAAAGCAATGATTGAGCAATTAACACAACCAGAAATTCTTAATGATACATTTATCGGTAAATGGGCTGATGAAGCCGAATTAGTTGATAAAATGGTTGCAGATATTTTAAGAGATAGGAATTGTAGAGACTAAAATTAGGTGTGAGAAAATCTTTAATTGATACGGATATTTTATCAGAAATTCGCAAATTAAAAAATCCTAAAATAAATGCTAAAGCCATTGGTTACATAGGTATATGGCAACAGTACACAATTTCTGTAATTACTGTTTCAGAAATTATCAAGGGATGGAGGAGAATAAATCGCAATGACCGCATTCAAGAATTTTTAACAGATTTGTCTCAACTAGAAATATTGCCTTTGGACCAAAACTGTGCAGAACTTTCAGGTTTGATTCAAGCGGATTTAGAAACATCAGGAAAACCAATCGGATTAGCAGATGTCTTAATAGCTGCTACAGCGATCGCAAATAACTTAGTTTTAGTAACAGGTAATACTAGACATTATCAGAACATTCAAGCATTAGGATATCCTTTATTAATCGATAATTGGCGAGGATGAGTTTTTTTTGATTGATGGTCATAATTAATCAGATTCAAGATTTACATAAACAAGCAATGGATTTCGCTGAAAT from Nostoc sp. UHCC 0870 includes these protein-coding regions:
- a CDS encoding PIN domain-containing protein, with protein sequence MRKSLIDTDILSEIRKLKNPKINAKAIGYIGIWQQYTISVITVSEIIKGWRRINRNDRIQEFLTDLSQLEILPLDQNCAELSGLIQADLETSGKPIGLADVLIAATAIANNLVLVTGNTRHYQNIQALGYPLLIDNWRG